Proteins encoded by one window of Candidatus Methylomirabilis sp.:
- the radA gene encoding DNA repair protein RadA codes for MAKSLSHYLCQSCGYQTARWMGRCPDCGEWGSLLEERATTERHRGHRNAAPSVPRLATPITAVDIRALHRVSTGLAELDRVLGGGIVPGSFVLLSGDPGIGKSTLLLQASMQIAKEEGLVLYVSGEESLQQTRSRANRLGPLSDRLLLLAETSLQTILDQTDRIRPTILVIDSIQTIASEELESPPGSFSQVREAAVRLMALAKEQGISTIIIGHITKEGAIAGPKAMEHLVDAVVFMEGEGHQIHRLLRVVKNRFGPTPEVGVLEMTAAGLQELANPSAVFLSQRPSGAPGSVVIPTMEGSRPLLVELQALVAVPSAPIPRRVFNGVDSNRGVLLLAVLEKRLGLPLSACDVYVNVVGGVRVGETAADLGVAAAVLSSARNLLLDPGLCVFGEIGLAGEVRAVPMAERRLEEAARLGLSHCLMPRHNLNRTQPDFSSLRVSGLHTLEELTEKLETR; via the coding sequence ATGGCTAAGAGTCTGAGCCATTACCTCTGCCAGAGCTGCGGTTATCAGACCGCTCGATGGATGGGTCGCTGCCCCGACTGCGGAGAGTGGGGAAGCCTGCTGGAGGAGCGCGCCACGACCGAGCGGCATCGCGGCCATCGCAACGCCGCGCCCTCGGTTCCACGCCTTGCGACACCGATCACCGCCGTGGATATCAGGGCACTCCACCGAGTGAGCACCGGTCTGGCAGAACTGGATCGGGTGCTGGGGGGTGGGATCGTTCCTGGTTCGTTCGTACTCTTGAGCGGTGATCCGGGGATCGGGAAGTCGACCCTGCTCCTTCAGGCATCAATGCAGATCGCGAAGGAAGAAGGGCTGGTGCTGTATGTCTCTGGCGAGGAATCGCTCCAACAGACCCGATCCAGGGCGAATAGATTAGGCCCGCTCTCCGATCGCCTCCTGCTCCTCGCTGAGACCTCCCTCCAGACGATTCTGGATCAGACCGACCGAATCCGACCAACCATTCTGGTGATCGATTCCATCCAGACCATTGCCTCGGAAGAATTAGAATCCCCCCCAGGCAGTTTCAGCCAGGTTCGCGAAGCTGCCGTTCGGCTGATGGCGCTGGCCAAGGAGCAGGGGATCAGTACCATTATCATCGGTCATATCACGAAGGAAGGGGCCATCGCCGGTCCGAAGGCAATGGAGCACCTGGTAGATGCGGTGGTGTTCATGGAAGGGGAGGGGCATCAGATCCATCGTCTGCTACGAGTCGTGAAGAATCGTTTTGGCCCAACCCCAGAGGTTGGCGTGCTCGAGATGACGGCAGCCGGACTGCAAGAGCTTGCAAACCCGTCGGCAGTCTTCCTCTCTCAGCGTCCCTCTGGGGCGCCCGGCTCGGTTGTCATTCCGACCATGGAGGGAAGCCGACCTCTTCTCGTGGAGCTACAGGCGTTGGTGGCGGTACCGAGCGCCCCAATTCCCAGACGAGTGTTCAATGGAGTGGACAGCAACCGAGGCGTCCTGCTGCTGGCTGTGCTGGAAAAGCGGCTCGGCCTGCCGCTCAGCGCATGCGATGTTTACGTCAATGTCGTCGGGGGTGTCAGGGTGGGAGAGACCGCTGCCGATCTTGGCGTCGCCGCAGCGGTCCTCTCGAGCGCCAGGAACCTTCTTCTCGATCCTGGGCTCTGCGTGTTCGGCGAGATCGGTCTGGCAGGCGAGGTGCGAGCGGTGCCGATGGCGGAGCGACGGCTTGAGGAGGCCGCCCGCCTGGGGTTGTCCCATTGTCTGATGCCCAGACACAACCTCAATCGGACCCAGCCCGACTTTTCCTCTTTACGGGTGAGTGGACTACACACCCTGGAGGAGTTGACGGAGAAGCTGGAGACACGGTAG
- a CDS encoding CarD family transcriptional regulator, producing the protein MYRTGTKVVYPTHGVGWIEAIEKKEVAGGLQPFYVVRIIGNGMTILVPTKNAQRVGLREVIEPSEIPKVLAILKKNDLEISSNWNRRFKDNLERIRTGSLFEVALVLRKLVVLQKERSLSFGEKTMLENVRRLIVSEISHASGIDQERASALVEQAVDHHR; encoded by the coding sequence ATGTATCGCACTGGGACAAAAGTGGTCTACCCCACCCATGGAGTCGGGTGGATTGAAGCCATCGAAAAAAAAGAGGTTGCAGGTGGACTGCAGCCTTTCTACGTCGTTCGTATCATCGGGAACGGAATGACTATTCTGGTTCCCACCAAGAACGCCCAACGGGTCGGTCTTCGAGAGGTCATTGAACCATCGGAAATCCCAAAGGTTCTTGCCATTTTGAAGAAGAATGACCTGGAAATCAGTTCGAATTGGAACCGCCGGTTTAAGGATAACTTGGAGCGGATCAGGACAGGATCGCTCTTTGAGGTTGCGCTGGTCCTCCGAAAGTTGGTTGTACTTCAGAAGGAACGGAGCTTGTCGTTCGGCGAGAAGACGATGCTGGAGAATGTCAGAAGGTTGATCGTCAGTGAGATTTCGCATGCCTCCGGGATTGACCAGGAGAGAGCAAGTGCGCTCGTTGAACAGGCGGTGGATCACCACAGATGA